The Aphelocoma coerulescens isolate FSJ_1873_10779 chromosome 14, UR_Acoe_1.0, whole genome shotgun sequence genome has a window encoding:
- the B9D1 gene encoding B9 domain-containing protein 1 — MAAPSVFLLAVSGEIESGEFPGFDDLYCKFCFVYGQDWVPTAGLEEGISQITSKSSVSPTTLVWNFPIDITFKSTNPFGWPQIVVSVYGPDFFGHDVVRGYGAVHVPFVPGRHKRTIAMFVPESTSRLQQFTSWFTGRRPEFTDPRVVAQGEGREVTRVRSQGFVTISFNVMTKDLHKLGYDVGPTALQSPSLEPAAQGLHRF; from the exons ATGGCGGCGCCCAGCGTGTTCCTGCTGGCCGTGAGCGGTGAGATCGAGAGCGGGGAG TTCCCGGGATTCGATGACCTCTACTGCAAGTTCTGCTTTGTCTACGGCCAGGACTGGGTCCCCACGGCG GGTCTGGAGGAGGGAATCTCCCAGATCACCTCCAAGAGCAGCGTCTCCCCCACCACGCTCGTCTGGAACTTCCCCATCGACATCACCTTCAAGAGCACCAACCCTTTTGGCT GGCCGCAGATTGTGGTGAGTGTCTACGGGCCTGACTTCTTTGGCCACGACGTGGTCAGAGGTTACGGAGCTGTGCACGTGCCCTTCGTGCCGGGGAG GCACAAAAGGACCATTGCTATGTTTGTCCCAGAGTCCACCTCGAGGCTGCAGCAGTTCACAAG CTGGTTCACAGGGAGACGCCCGGAATTCACCGACCCCAGAGTGGTGGCACAGGGAGAAGGACGGGAAG TGACCAGGGTGCGTTCCCAAGGCTTTGTGACCATTTCCTTCAACGTGATGACCAAAGATCTGCACAAGCTGGGCTACGACGTCGGCCCCacggc